Within Primulina tabacum isolate GXHZ01 chromosome 5, ASM2559414v2, whole genome shotgun sequence, the genomic segment AGTTTTGCTGATTTTGGTTAAAGAAGATACAGGGCTTTGGATTGAGATATATATctgactgtattgttattgcTCAATCAGGTGATGATGATTTCTACGCTGGGAGCACGTTTTGTTCCAGAGATTCTGGGTTCATGTTCTCGTTACGTTCTCATGAGGAGATCTACTGCCCTTCTAGAAAACGTCCACGGGTTAGTGTCCCAGACATTTTTGGAGGGAGACTATACGAGCATAAGAAACCATCCATCGACGTACTCCCTGATGAATGCTTACTTGAGATCTTCAGTCGCTTACCTGGTGGCCGAGAGAAAAGTGCCGCTGCTTGTGTTTCCAAGCATTGGCTGACACTTTTGAGCAGTCTACGAAATTCCGATTTTTGCAGAATCCAAACCCCTAACGGACAGTTGGACACAATGAACATAGATAAAGCTTTAAACAAAGATCTTGATGTAGAATGTGATGGATACCTGACAAGGTGCGTAGAAGGCAAGAAAGCAACAGATCTTAGACTTTCGGCTATTGCTGTTGGTACTTCAAGCCGTGGTGGGCTTGGAAAACTTTCCATCCGAGGAAGCAAATCTCTAAGGAGCGTCACTAACCTTGGTTTGTCGGCGATTTCTCGTGGCTGCCCTTCTCTCAGGGTTATTTCATTGTGGAATCTGCCCTGTATTAGTGATGAAGGTCTATTTGAAATCGCAAAGGAATGCCATTTGTTGGAGAAACTAGATCTTTGTCAATGTCCTTCAATTTCGGACAGAGGGATAGTTGCAATTGCAGAGAGCTGTCCCAATTTGGTTGCATTAACAATTGAATCTTGCACAAAAATCGGCAATGAGAGTCTGCAAGCCATTGCGAAACACTGTCCCAAGTTACAATCAATAGCCGTCAAAGACTGCCCATTTGTTGGAGATCAGGGTATTGCTAGTGTCATTTCCTCAGGTTCTACGGTCTTGACTAAGGTGAAACTGCAGGGCCTGAATATCACCGACTACTCTGTCGCAGTTATAGGCCACTATGGAAAAGCCATCACCACGCTTACTCTTAGTGGGCTTCAAAATGTGAGCCAGAAGGGATTTTGGGTAATGGGAAACGCTCAAGGTCTTCAAATGCTGTCATCTTTGGCGATAACTTCGTGTCGGGGTACAACAGATTTGAGTCTCGAAGCAATGGGAAAGGGCTGCAAAAACCTGAAACACTTGTGCCTTCGTAAGTGTTGCTTTGTGTCCGATGATGGTCTTGTAGCTTTCGCCAAAGCTGCTGGTTCTCTTGAAAGCTTGCTATTGGAGGAGTGCAACAGGATTACTCAAAAAGGGATTCTGAACTCACTTTCAAGCTCCAACTCGAAACTAAAGTCCCTTTCCCTGGTTAAGTGCATGGGAATTAAAGATATATCTCAAGAATCTCTGACCCTTTCTCCTTGTGAATCCCTTCGATCTTTGTCCATCCGCAGCTGCCCTGGATTTGGAAGTCGTAGCTTGGCCATGGTTGGAAAGCTCTGCCCACAATTGCATCACTTGGATCTAAGTGGACTTTGTGGAATCACAGACTCTGGTCTTCTACCACTTTTCGAGTGTTGCCAGGCTGGGCTTGCTAAGGTTGATCTTAGTGAATGTGTGAACTTGACCGATGAAGTTATCTTTTCTTTGGCTCGATTTCACGGAAAAACACTTGAACTGCTAAATCTTGATGGTTGCCAAAAGGTTACTGATGCGAGCTTGGCAGCCCTGGCAGATAGCTGCCCTTTACTGAATGATCTTGATCTTTCAAAGTGTTCAATCTCAGATTTTGGTGTTTATGCTTTATCTTGTGGAGTGCAACAAAATTTACAGATCCTCTCGCTATCTGGCTGCTCTATGATATCAAACAAGTGCATGACAGCTCTTGAAAAACTTGGAAGCACACTAGTTGGATTAAATCTCCAGCATTGCAATTCTATCAGCGGCAGCACCATCGAGTCTTTGACGGAGATGTTGTGGAGATGCGACATCctttcataaatcaataaaacatCATGCCAAGGAGGTTTTGAAAGGTCTGCATAAGCGATAGAAGCCATTATATCTATAGTTTTTGCCCTCAATATGTAGGGGGTATTTGGATAGCTCACTTGACAAGGTTGTTTTCCATGGAGACCAAAGGCATATCGTTTTTTTTAATACCCATTTTTCCAGGCTTCATTGTGCTTGACAAGCCTGGTTCATCCTTTTTAGCCTCTCGAATGAGAGGCTGCCTCTTTCGTTGCCTTTGGTTTCCTGGGAATACAGATGCCAAACCTTGCTACTGGGCCTTCCCCGCATCGTGTTCCACTTCAATCTGTGAAGCCTCATGCTACTGCCCATAGCATGTTCTCAATAAAGCTTCCTCGAGTCTGCCTGTCGAAACTTTCATATCTTAGGAGTCATGTATGTATGTTCATATTATCGTGCTGTGTTCGACTTGTCTTTGATGTTCAGTAGTCTTCTTTGGGCAattatacagattttgggtTCCTGTGACCCGAGATTTCGCGTGGGAGCTTAAGCTTATTTTTGTTTCCATGACAGATCTCTATGGTTGTTTTTAGTGGGATTATTGAATCCTATTTGCAGGTTCCTTTGTCTTGTAATTGTACCTCTGATCGttgatatatgatataataaaaCTGTGTGTTTTGTGGAACTTAACTTTATGTTTCCCTGAATTTTCATTGCTTGGACTTGTAATATTTTATTGCAATACTATGGTTTTGTTAAAAAGTGGTAGAGAAAAATTATCGCTTTTTTTGTTTCGTTCTGagttttcttaaataaaatcaaaatatcagTCTCGTTTTCAATTTATGTtcccaaaaaaatatttctatccatttttatcaatcCGGCATTAACTAGTACTTTATTCAATTTCTTGACATTTTCAACTGTgcaatacaatttttttaaaaaaattttagcaCACTATTCTAAATCTAAAATTCTCGCACATATTAATTATTTACACAAATATTAACttaaataattttactgatgtgTGGAAAACTGCGACATCATAATTTATAGAGCAAATTTGACATTGCATGTACAACCCTAAGAGCTAGACACTAGTGTTGAATAGAATTTTTCCATtaacatgtttaaaatttaatgtGGTTTGTCATATCAATTCTATTGTGCTTGActaagataaaataatataataatatatttttccttACAAAGTTCCTGAATATTCATTTTACATAGTTTTGTTTCCGATAATAGAATCCAACCAAAAAAGGTCGTTGTTTAATTTGTCAAATCGAAGTTGTTGAAAAATAACAACATTTTATGACATCAGCTTGCATTAAGTGACAGAATTACTTCTGTAAGAGAGTGTTTGGTTTGGGTGATAAGgtgggtttattttttttaacccaccTTATCCCTCGTTTGGTACgcgtgattatttaaccaagtcaatatctcctatgaatgattaggttatattaggtgggttaaaataatacatcctcaccccctaggattatttatccaactcttaatccttcctattttttcaaatttaccaTTCTCCTAtatccaaactcaccaccaaCTTCCCGCCACGATCACCCACCGACCGCCGTTGCCGCCGGCCGACCGCCGCCTCCGGCCGACAACCGCCGCCGAATGCCGACCGATCCCCGTCGGCAGCCGACGCCGGACCACCGACCGTCGCCGCCGACCGATAACTTCCGGCCGGCAGCCGCCGACGCCGTTGACTGCTGACCGCACCGACGTTGCCGGAAggtcgccgccgccgccgccgccggagtggaagaagaaaaaaaagaagaaagggcaattttgtcctttcatcaaaaaattcaaaattatcctacacttaaaaatcataccaaacataatactATATATTACATTCCTACaacaatcattttctttatcatttaattattaatcattaGTATATTTTATCCTCCAAACCAAACGCAACCTAACAATATTTAAAAGTCATCAAACTTGAATTAAGTTATTGTCGGGTTTTATGGATTCAATGTACTGGTTTTATTGGGTCCACATGACCACGACCTATTCCAGAGCTAGACTTATcgagttttcaaatttatttttcattttcttacaTTTTAGTTGACTTATGGTAGATTCAGTTGAAGTTCTGGTAACTTTGAAAACTTAGTTTAGACGAATTAATGAcagtaataaataaattaaaagtgtTTCTTATGATATGATGATGATTTTTTATAACGAAAATCCATTACAATATAATAGTTCATTTACAAAATAATGACTGCATCAAATGACCACCTAGTTCTATTCGATCAGTTTTATTTGTAGTCAAGAACATGTAAGAGGGAGAGGCGCAGGTCCATCCAGCGCCACTGCAGAGTAGTTAGATTTAACCAGCTCCACATACATAAAAGAGTAATGTTTGTTTGATGACTGAGAGATTTTAAATGCTCGACAAAAATTACATATAAGACGGCTTATTTCTGAGAGTAATTCCATATATTCTACAAAGTAATACCAATGTAACGGTAGTAGTTCTACATAGCTACACCACTCAGTACACGCAAATATCTTCGCATCATAACTTACAATTTTTACTCCTATATTATCTTCCATATAACAAGTTAGGCTAGATTTCTGCATCAACTTGCTTCACACCATTGAGTTGGGTCAGCAAGTCATTGTTTGAAACAGAGTAGAGCTCGGCATGCTTACCTTTGGTCTCCAAATGATACGGTCAATTTTTTCACATAAATGTTTGTAGAACTGCATGAAGCAATCAGATAAGAACAAATCAAACAATTGGTGAGGTTCAAGTATGTTAAGTTGTCGGAAGAATTACAAATATTGAAAAGAAAGCAGATGATGATGGTAAATAAGGGTGACCTTGTGATACTCCAGGGTGTCTCCAGCAACCTTGCGAACGTCCACCATAAAAAGAGATGGAGCAACTTCAAAAACCTTTAAAAAGATAATAAGatgtatatttttctttaacagAACCAGAAACCGAGAATTCTTTGAAATCAAAGATACCTCCAGCACAACAGCAAATTGACTGACCCTGTTAGCAGACAAACCCTCAAGTCTTGTCTGCAAgatattttagttgcaaagaATTAGGGCACTAAAATGCAGAAATGTGTAATTTCAGACCCCTTCATTTATTTCCTTCGGTAATCAGCATCATTACCATGTCAAAACactcaaaaatatttgaaagtatGACACAAAAGATTTGAATTCGCTATAAAGATATTACGCACAAGGTTATCACACTATTTTTAGTCAGCACATCACAACCAGAAACTCATAAAAGCATTTGTCAAAATGTGGGAGAAAAATTGACCTTGTAATTTCGAGTGTGCGCCTTGAACCCCAGTGACACAGCGGCCGCCTCAATTGCTGATATTATAACTTTCGCAGGTTGGCGAGAAACAAAACGAGTCTGTCTCTTTACATAATCCTGTGAATAGGATAAAAACAAGGTAAAATTATCTTACTGACTAGTTCCTTGGGACTAAACGCATTGCACATACATTCAACAAAAAGTTTATGAGATTATTCGATATTCAATGCTTTAATTCCAAATTCTAACAATTACTCGAAGTTCTAACACATTTATTGGACAAAACAGTTTAACAATATATGTGTTAGAGGACCTAAAGTACAAACAGATTGAGAAGATAGCAAGACTGGAATATAGAGTACGAGATTAGAACAGCGAGATCGAGCTTGGCATTTACCAAAAGTTATTGTTAATAGACAAAAGTACAactcatatattttaaattgtacagCGGCCCAACGCTATATTTCGATCAATACTCTAGCTAGGGTGATTATTATTTCACAACAATCTTGTCTCATGGTTATATCACGTTGTAATTCATTGGAGTCAAATATATAACCTTGGGTCTCATAATAGTTACAGGATCCAAAGCTTGctactttttcaaaaattatagcCAATAGAAAAGTTGctactcaaaattttcaaaacattaCGCAGTCCAAAAATACCACGTTTTGATTGCTCCTCCAGTAGGGGGACGGTTACTTTTCACAGTAAAGACAGTAGCACATGCTTAATGGGCTTCAGAAAACCAAAATTCGGAGTAGCTATGAATCCAGTACATTTTTTTTAGAGCCATATGGCACCATCTGGCCTtcaattggaaaaaaaaaatgttgacTATGCACTGCACCAAGCACCGTACTTCCTTTCGGATGGCTGTTAGATTTAGATGAAAGCCACCACGAGCTCAAAAAAGTAAAGGGTAAAAGAAAGTCTATTTGAAGAATATTTATTGAATTGAAGTGTACAACAgtcatatgaaaaaaaaaataaaaaattaggcCAATTAAATAATTTCAAGAACCCAGGTATAAGAAgaataataatttgaaaaagaCATTCCGTGTATTTTCATATCTCTTTATCTCGCTTCAGAGAGAAAGAAGACACGACAACTTTAGTTGTAAATTTGGATTGAAGTGGTaaatgatgcaaataaaatttcttattttttttcatttaatttatattcTTTCATGAGCATAAATTTTAGGTACAACTCTAGTTATACAATTTAGCCAACTATTTGCATAACTAGAGTTTTAACCTTGAGAGCAAAGAGATCCAATTCAGGAAGCTTCAAAATAGTCCGACGATATAAAGTAAAATTGAACATAGACCATGttcattcaaaaaataaaataaaattttggaacAGGGACCAAACTACATTTCTTTATGTGGTCTTAGGTGCCAATTGGAATCTCATCTCATTAATTAACGGTAATGGTGGATGAGTCAAACACAGCTCCAATCCCATAATCCGTGCCAAATGACTCCCTCCTTTCAGCCAAAAgattcaataaacataattatcTTACTCGCAGAAGAGTTTCTACATTGCAATCGTATCATCATTATACCGGGTATTTTAGGTAGATGACTGCCATAAAATTCCACTTTGAATTTTGTTAAAAAGTTATTTTAGAAGATgcataaaatacttttttgtGCTTAAGAACATAGGTGATAAAACCTTAATGACACTCATCATACCTGCCGCCTTTCAAACAAGGCTGATAAGTTCAGTCCTTGAGATAGGGTTATCATCTCAAATGCATTCATTATTAAAGGCCCATCATCACTGTTCTGTGATTCCTCATTCACAAATTTGTCCTGCAAATGCAACAACCGAAAGTATTTTGGTATCAATTGATACAAACAAAGGGTTTATGCTCTGTTGTTTGTAGTATAAGGTAAAAAATTGATTGGTATGTAACAACCAGAGATCAGGTCATAGCATGAAACAAAATGATAGCATATAGTTAAgcttgttaaattatttaattgaaaaatcaCACTCAACCACAAGAGGATCTTTCTTATACCAAGGACACAGTTTACAAAGCAAAAACTCGAAATCATCTAACCTGAATGCCATCAAAAACAGCAGTAACATCATCCAGATTCACCACTTCATCAGCTCTAGGTGTAATAGGCACATAATTTTTCTGGAACCACGGATCTCTCTTTATTCCTTCAATTTTAATTCGCTGCAAAAACGGCAAACCCATCTCAAGTATCAGAATTTAGATAATCTATTTTCAAGTGGAAAGTAAACAATTTTCCTAAAAGTGGAGAAAAAGGCCAGTGAACTACATAACAGAACGATTACTGTATTTTAATTTGTGGAGTGGTGTCACGTGGTCCAATTCTTCTTTTTCTCCACTAGAGTTTTCAAGTAAACTTGAATTACGTCACATAAATACCAAAGTTTGGTACATCACATGGAAAATGCTAACCTCGAAATCTAGGTTACAAAATGAACTTAGGAGCAGCTGCATTCTACAAAAGCACTAAGCAAAATATAAGTAATTATAACTCGCTGTAACTACAATTGGATTTTTAAGCAGGCGACAAAAGGGAAGGGGGGAACTGAAACCAATGAGAACtctttttatttcatttatttaACAGAACAAAAAAGATAATTCCAAAAATTTGTTTAATATAACCGGGATCATTAAGGAAGAATAAGATGTACAACATTGAAACTATCACACTTGATTATTTATGTGAATGATTtgcatcgtatcatcatatgcATAACCCACTATTGTTTCTCTCATTAGAAGTTAAGCTCTAATTGGACCCTCATATAACTAcgattgataatggaagctgcAAAATGAATTAGCATAAATATGGCTCAATTTTCCAACTAAAAGATAGTACATTTACTAACTTTTAACTCCATTTTCTATAAGCGCAAGGGTGACCCAACCCATTTTCCTGGTCATTAACCAGAGGGCATGCCAGATCGTTCTTCAGTTTCCCCAATTCACCAACATATATCTTGCAATGTTTTTGCTACACcttaattatattttgaatttgGACAAAATCAATTGAAATAGTTCAAATTTAGAACCAAATAAAATACCACTAAAATAGAAGGACAATATAGTTCCGAACTTCCAGATTGTCAGCTCGTATCGTTCCAAGTTTGAGGAGTTAAAGATTCCATGCCGAAACCAATAATTTCACATGATAAACAAAAGTTGTAAACCAGAAGCATTGTTTAAGCTGTACGGCGCTCAAAAAGCAAAAAAAACGGTAAATACATTAAATGGTCtgtgaaaaaatattaagtACTGGTTACTTTACTCACAGTTACAGGATTTGGATCAAGGATTTTATGTATCAATGATGTTGCAGCTGGAGAAAACCAGCATGGACACGAAAATTGGGCAGTATTTATCTGCACAGCAATTGAGGAAAATGTGAAAAAAAATTGGTGCCAACCAGGATATCCTGTGACCGTGTTTCTACCATAGTAAGCGAGATACATATGATGAAAACTAAATCATCGATAAAGCCTGATAAGCGCATGAAATGAGTCGTTAGTCACCAGCAACCAATATTTAACAGTAACTGAGTTGATTCAGCTAGGGGTAGCAATCATAAGCTACCTTTTTTTTCAGTTTATAGCCAACATAAAGTTCACTGAATGTATTTACATGTGCTGAGAACTCATTAGCAAAACGATGAATTAGATAGCACGAGAGCTTCACTGGTAGAATATCTACGGAAAATTCACTAGTCCAGAAATAGGAAAGAAAGGAAGGAATGTCGAGATATTTTCTGGACAGCAATATATGTCAGTGATTCATATAAAACAATTTAAGTGTCTGAATCCATCACAAAGGTCATCAACACATCTATACTATGTTATGTCTGAAAAGTAGGAGTCACTGATTAACCTTGTTGCACAAGGAGGGAAAATCTGTTTCATCAAATGGTAGATGTCCTGCAAGAAGCACATAAAGGATAACGCCACAGGACCATAAATCAGCAGCGGCGCCATCATAACCTCGGCCACTTATTACCTAAAGACAAATTAAAAATAGAAAGTAAGAACTGAACTGAAGATGGCAGATTTTGTTCAACAGTAGTAAGACGAGGACCAAGGAATTGTGAACTTCTAGGTAGTAAGTTTTATCGAGTTCAAACAACTGAAATCACCTACAAACAACAAAGTTTCACAACAGATAATTAAGAAGAGAATAAATCCCAAAATAATTGCTATTTACTGATCATTTAGTGTTCAACAAACATGGTCGAATATATTATTTGTTCAAAGGCAACACAAATAAACAGAAGTTCAGAAGAACCTAAACCTGCTAGTGTTTAAGATCAAACACAGTAAGTAAGACAGCTGCACAACCAAAATTTGATGTTAACAAGTGTTACCATCTGCCTTAATTTAAACATACCTTCTGAGTTTCTCGAAATCTATACTATCACTTTCATCATCTAACACTTTTTATGTGCTACATAGTTGATAAGATAAACAACAATACCTCAGGTGCAACATAATTTGGAGTCCCACAAGTTGTATGCAGAAGTTCGACTCCCTGGTGAAGTCATAAGCACAGAGGGGAAAGCAAACAAATCAAGCGAGTAGCATAAAGGATTTATAGTCGAAAGTTATTTTATTCTCCTTACCTGTTTAGGCAACGCACTAAGTCCAAAATCCAAAACCTTCAAGTTTGCTCCAGAATCAAGAAGCAGGTTTTCAGGCTAcacagagatttcaaactacagtCAAAACCTTGACTTAAAAGATAGTTACAAAACTCAAGTCATTCAACAAATGACTAACACCTTTAGGTCGCGGTGATATACACCCTTTCCGTGGCAGTGTGAAACTGCATCAATGAGttgttgaaaatatttcctcGATTCACTCTCTGAAAGCCTTCTTTGATGAACCTGAGTACCCCAGTAATGCAGAACAAACAGCCAAGTATGCATAAAATGGAAAAAGAGGTCTGTTTTCCAACATCAATGATGAACAATAGATGATCAAGGTAGACTTCTAAAATAGATTCTACAACAATTAAAAACAAGTATACAAATGTACAGTTGCAAATGGATCTGTACCATACTATAACTAATTCTGGATTCCTATGTGCACTAAAATGACTTCAATATTCTTACTACGAACAAACAACTATGAACAAAATTTCACCTCATTTTGTAAAAGATTTCAAAAGAACTTACAAATCTATCAAAAAGTTCTCCT encodes:
- the LOC142545580 gene encoding EIN3-binding F-box protein 2-like; protein product: MPALVNYRGDDDFYAGSTFCSRDSGFMFSLRSHEEIYCPSRKRPRVSVPDIFGGRLYEHKKPSIDVLPDECLLEIFSRLPGGREKSAAACVSKHWLTLLSSLRNSDFCRIQTPNGQLDTMNIDKALNKDLDVECDGYLTRCVEGKKATDLRLSAIAVGTSSRGGLGKLSIRGSKSLRSVTNLGLSAISRGCPSLRVISLWNLPCISDEGLFEIAKECHLLEKLDLCQCPSISDRGIVAIAESCPNLVALTIESCTKIGNESLQAIAKHCPKLQSIAVKDCPFVGDQGIASVISSGSTVLTKVKLQGLNITDYSVAVIGHYGKAITTLTLSGLQNVSQKGFWVMGNAQGLQMLSSLAITSCRGTTDLSLEAMGKGCKNLKHLCLRKCCFVSDDGLVAFAKAAGSLESLLLEECNRITQKGILNSLSSSNSKLKSLSLVKCMGIKDISQESLTLSPCESLRSLSIRSCPGFGSRSLAMVGKLCPQLHHLDLSGLCGITDSGLLPLFECCQAGLAKVDLSECVNLTDEVIFSLARFHGKTLELLNLDGCQKVTDASLAALADSCPLLNDLDLSKCSISDFGVYALSCGVQQNLQILSLSGCSMISNKCMTALEKLGSTLVGLNLQHCNSISGSTIESLTEMLWRCDILS
- the LOC142545581 gene encoding CBL-interacting serine/threonine-protein kinase 24-like isoform X1 — protein: MQQQSFLSTSFELREMKAVKRKVGKYELGRTIGSGTFAKVKFAQNMETNESVAIKIMAKSTILRHKMVDQIKREISVMKIVRHPCIVRLHEVLASQTKIYIVLELVSGGELFDRFVHQRRLSESESRKYFQQLIDAVSHCHGKGVYHRDLKPENLLLDSGANLKVLDFGLSALPKQGVELLHTTCGTPNYVAPEVISGRGYDGAAADLWSCGVILYVLLAGHLPFDETDFPSLCNKINTAQFSCPCWFSPAATSLIHKILDPNPVTCFCRMQLLLSSFCNLDFERIKIEGIKRDPWFQKNYVPITPRADEVVNLDDVTAVFDGIQDKFVNEESQNSDDGPLIMNAFEMITLSQGLNLSALFERRQDYVKRQTRFVSRQPAKVIISAIEAAAVSLGFKAHTRNYKTRLEGLSANRVSQFAVVLEVFEVAPSLFMVDVRKVAGDTLEYHKFYKHLCEKIDRIIWRPKVSMPSSTLFQTMTC
- the LOC142545581 gene encoding CBL-interacting serine/threonine-protein kinase 24-like isoform X3 → MQQQSFLSTSFELREMKAVKRKVGKYELGRTIGSGTFAKVKFAQNMETNESVAIKIMAKSTILRHKMVDQIKREISVMKIVRHPCIVRLHEVLASQTKIYIVLELVSGGELFDRFVHQRRLSESESRKYFQQLIDAVSHCHGKGVYHRDLKPENLLLDSGANLKVLDFGLSALPKQGVELLHTTCGTPNYVAPEVISGRGYDGAAADLWSCGVILYVLLAGHLPFDETDFPSLCNKINTAQFSCPCWFSPAATSLIHKILDPNPVTRIKIEGIKRDPWFQKNYVPITPRADEVVNLDDVTAVFDGIQDKFVNEESQNSDDGPLIMNAFEMITLSQGLNLSALFERRQDYVKRQTRFVSRQPAKVIISAIEAAAVSLGFKAHTRNYKTRLEGLSANRVSQFAVVLEVFEVAPSLFMVDVRKVAGDTLEYHKFYKHLCEKIDRIIWRPKVSMPSSTLFQTMTC
- the LOC142545581 gene encoding CBL-interacting serine/threonine-protein kinase 24-like isoform X2, which encodes MQQQSFLSTSFELREMKAVKRKVGKYELGRTIGSGTFAKVKFAQNMETNESVAIKIMAKSTILRHKMVDQIKREISVMKIVRHPCIVRLHEVLASQTKIYIVLELVSGGELFDRFGTQVHQRRLSESESRKYFQQLIDAVSHCHGKGVYHRDLKPENLLLDSGANLKVLDFGLSALPKQGVELLHTTCGTPNYVAPEVISGRGYDGAAADLWSCGVILYVLLAGHLPFDETDFPSLCNKINTAQFSCPCWFSPAATSLIHKILDPNPVTRIKIEGIKRDPWFQKNYVPITPRADEVVNLDDVTAVFDGIQDKFVNEESQNSDDGPLIMNAFEMITLSQGLNLSALFERRQDYVKRQTRFVSRQPAKVIISAIEAAAVSLGFKAHTRNYKTRLEGLSANRVSQFAVVLEVFEVAPSLFMVDVRKVAGDTLEYHKFYKHLCEKIDRIIWRPKVSMPSSTLFQTMTC